One stretch of Shewanella sp. Arc9-LZ DNA includes these proteins:
- a CDS encoding ion channel, translating into MENKEESRLIKCSHWLAKTRFAQFAFSSEFRIRASVLIFILFTHLFYWATAWYSPWPYIVFMLFGFWFSQGVYKPWALIIKQSSQPVYDSAMLKISVPFIILNYIALFACLYMFGSVVDASGNEIQGTWKHFYFSTVTLTTLGYGNIVPNDIVAEVIATIQSIIGFMGFAVFAGIVASIALKRVELQDKN; encoded by the coding sequence ATGGAAAATAAAGAAGAAAGCCGATTAATCAAATGTTCCCATTGGTTAGCTAAAACTCGATTCGCCCAATTTGCCTTTTCTTCAGAGTTTCGAATTAGAGCATCTGTTTTAATCTTTATTCTTTTTACTCACTTGTTTTATTGGGCTACAGCTTGGTATTCACCTTGGCCTTATATAGTATTTATGCTTTTTGGCTTTTGGTTTTCACAAGGTGTTTATAAGCCTTGGGCTTTGATAATTAAGCAATCTTCTCAGCCTGTTTATGACTCCGCGATGCTAAAAATTAGTGTTCCTTTTATTATTCTCAACTATATAGCATTATTTGCCTGTCTTTATATGTTTGGGAGTGTTGTTGATGCGAGTGGAAATGAAATTCAAGGCACTTGGAAACACTTTTACTTTAGTACCGTAACACTCACAACACTGGGTTACGGTAATATAGTTCCTAACGATATTGTTGCAGAGGTTATTGCAACCATCCAATCTATTATAGGTTTTATGGGGTTTGCAGTTTTCGCAGGTATAGTTGCTTCAATCGCTTTAAAAAGAGTAGAGTTGCAAGACAAAAACTAA